Below is a genomic region from Telopea speciosissima isolate NSW1024214 ecotype Mountain lineage unplaced genomic scaffold, Tspe_v1 Tspe_v1.1194, whole genome shotgun sequence.
TTTATAACTTAAGTTGGGTCGAGATCTGTAGTTTTTAAACTCGCAGGCCAACCTTGGTGAGGGTCTTGGGCTTATAAGTGCTGAAGGGAACCACAGTAGGTGCATCTTTTGGGCTGTGGCCCAACCCGCGGTATCAGAACCATCCCATGGGCAATGAAGATCTGGGTTTAAGGGCACTGCAGTGTGGGTCCCGCACAAGGGTTTGGGTAGGGAAGCTGTCATTGGCTCATagactccccctcccccccccccctccaagaaaaaaaaaatccacatcaACCAACCTTGGGGAGGATCTTTGGGGTGGGGACCAGATCTTTGACACTTAGCTCACCTTAGCgtcatgacaactatggcaatAACATTTTGTTTCAAACTCCTGCCTCATGGTTTTACTATATTAAAATTAGTATTTTTTATGTTGGAtgtaatttaaaataaaaaaagtatttCATGTTATTTTTACCTTATACCTTTATTCATATATTGAGATAGTCGAAGTTGTTATGATCAGCTAATGGATATTTCTAGTGGGCGCATTTCTGtgtgttgaaattatttatccagccgtgtccccctttggatagtccaccgtgttagagctcgtatgatatacatattgtttcctccctttcctacaaggtcgtccttttagaggaagtggttccaacatggtatcagagcaggcaggggtcaggGTATCGAGTCCCTCTGGGAGTGGGCAgggtgttgaaattatttatccacccgtgtccccctttggatagtccgccatgttagagctcctgtgtgatatacatattgtttcctccctttcctacaaggtcggccttttagaggaagccgTTCCAACACTGTGCTACAAGGACACTTTCAAATTTCTGCCCGTTTTGACATCCCATGTGAATCTTCATGTTGATACCTTTTTTTCGCATATATGCCTATGCATTTTCATAGTAAGTTCAATATTGGACACCCATTAACTGATGGGCACAAACACCTGTATCTGTGTCTCACCTTGGCGGTTTTGACGCACTTCTTTAGCATTTTCTCATGATGTTTGAATTGAGCAGTATGTTTTTTAGTTCTGCCTCCATTATTTAGATTGTTATGAGATGGATATAAGTgtacttctctttcttttctgtgtTATTTTTTCTTGATAACACGGTAATATTGGTGATTTTTCAATCCTCTCACCTTCATCCAGATGAATTTTGGAAATTATTGCTTTACAGGTTTGGTTGCAATGACAGAGCAGGGATTAATTCATTATGGAGAGACACAAGAATTATGGGTAATGTGCCCTATATGTCGGCAACGTACtgatattcgaaatattgcttttgctgatgatagACAAATCAAATCCTATAATTCTTGTAACCCAATTACATTCCAAGGTCATGAAAAGCCTGAAGCTCTTATAAACGTTAAAGGTTCATATGGAACAAAGGTCTGTTTTTCAGTTCAACGTTTTATTATTGTTCTGTTCACTGATTTAGCTCATCCAGCCTTTTCTGTCCATCCGTAGCTGCTCGTTCTTTTCCCCTATTTGCTATTGTGTTATAGTCATCTCCACCTTGAAGCCCTAATGTTCTAACATTGTTGTTTATGCATATGAAGATTGAAGCAGTCACAAGGAGAATACTGTGGATCAAATCTATTGATCCCAAAGCAAAAGTAATTGTCTTCTCCAGTTGGAACGATGTCCTCGATGTGTTGGCACATGCTTTGGCTGCTAACGATGTCTGTTGCATACGGATGAAAGGTGGCAGGTGAGATATGCCTACAGTTAATTCTTGAGCTTTGGTTTGTGCTTTCTTCTCTGGAGTTTTGATGGACCGAGGTACCAATCATTTCTATAAAAAACTAGCGACTCGTTGAAATCAAGGGTACCCACTTTATAGATTGTGGAAACAATCTGCTGGTGACAACTGACACTATGCACTTCTATGAGGTAGCATCCACCATTCTATCCCACACCTTGACATCAAAGCTTGGTCAGATGATCCTAACCATTTGATAGATGAATTATATTATGGTTGATTTGACTGAAGGATCCAAAAATGTTCCTATCTGTGGGTTAGGACTTAGGATCCTTCCTTATGCTGAGATATGTGGGCTCATTCTTCTTCAGAAATTCTAGTTATTCATGTGTTTTTTCCCTGTCTTGTGTAAGCTGGAAATTTTTATCAACCGAAAAATATTAATTATCCATGCAGTCATGCTTATGATATTGGAAAATTGAATCTGCAGGAAAGCACATGATGCAATCGCACAGTTCAAAGGCCAGAAAACCAGTGCAAGATGTATGACACAAGACCAGCAATCAGAACCAAAATCCATCCAAGTGCTATTGCTCTTAATCCAACATGGAGCAAATGGCCTTAATCTCTTAGAAGCACAGCATGTCATTCTTGTAGAGCCACTGTTAAATCCTGCTGCAG
It encodes:
- the LOC122648454 gene encoding E3 ubiquitin-protein ligase SHPRH-like; this translates as MNFGNYCFTGLVAMTEQGLIHYGETQELWVMCPICRQRTDIRNIAFADDRQIKSYNSCNPITFQGHEKPEALINVKGSYGTKIEAVTRRILWIKSIDPKAKVIVFSSWNDVLDVLAHALAANDVCCIRMKGGRKAHDAIAQFKGQKTSARCMTQDQQSEPKSIQVLLLLIQHGANGLNLLEAQHVILVEPLLNPAAESQAINRVHRIGQEKITLVHRFIV